In Parageobacillus sp. KH3-4, the genomic window GTTGAAGCTCCGGATCGTCAAGGGCACTATCCAAACCTAGTTTTTCCGCTTTTTCAAGAATAGCCCGTTTCTTCTCGGCAATCTGTTCTTTTTGCTTTGCAGTAGCTTTATACCGATTTTCAGCGAGTCCGAAAGTTTCATTCATCAAGTTGTTGTTAATGTGTGCAATTAGATTTTTCAAAACATCTTCACGTTCCGAAATGTAAAACTCGATGGTGTTGTCCTTTTTGATGATGGGATAGACAACTCTCACAACTTTTCCTTTCCCCGTGGGTGTCCATTTTGGAGGCGTCATTTCGAGTCCGTTGTAAGTTGGATATTCAAACTTATCATTTTCTCTTACTAGCCAGAATTGCTTAACCTCTTTCACATTTCGGCCGAACCGAGAGAGAATGGCATCGTTGCCATCTCCCTCGATCCCCATTTCGATTTGCTTTTTCCAATGTTCATTACCATCCTTGTCCTTCACCTTCACGTTTCGAAGCTGGAAATAGACTTCACGTGGATGGGCAGATGCGTTTAATTTGAGTGCGGCCACATTCAAAAGAACTTGGGTAATGTTGCTTTTGTCTAGGTTAGGATCATTCCAGCTGACCATGTTGGTGTCCAAAACGTTATTTATGGCCCCAATTGCGGCAAGGACACACTGTTTAGAATAAGAATCCATTTCGATACCATTGCCTTGCAATTGTTTTTGGATTAAAGGAAAGTAAATATCATTCACTTTTGTTAATTGAGTACCAAATTCTTTTTTGGCCACTACATTGTTTGCCATATCAGATAACCTCCTTCAAAATTTGTTTGGTTTCAACCCTTAAAGTTTTGTCTTTTTCGGATACGTATAGTGCAATTAACTGACTGCTAATCTCTGGGAGGTTCGTTATTCCTTCAGCATTATCGATAAAAATCGGGCAAGAAAATCCATAGTATTCTGAAAGAGTTTGGATAATATCTAATCCCACTACAATACGTGCCGCGTTGTTCAGGCCACTGTCATAAGGTACCCCGTTGTAGGTTGTAACACATGTTTCTTGAAGGCCTCCGTTAATCTGAGTTTCAAAGAGTTTGAACCGAGAAAATTTGAATCTGCTATTGATTTTTTCTTCCAGCAAATTAACTTTGGTTCTGATGAATTCTTCCGTAAGGAAAATCTGATGCTCAAGTTTCTCAAATTCTGCAGCAAGTTCGCGTTCCTGCTCTTCCAACTCCCGGATCCGTTCTTCGGATTGTTTGACGATCGCGAATTTACCTAGGTCAGCTTGGAGTTGATCTCTTTTTTGCTTGAGTTCCAGGATTTCAAATTGGATGGATTGGATCGATTCATTGGCCGATTGCTGCAGTTCTGCTATTTCATTTTGGAGATCCGCTTTTTCTTGTAATTTTGCGACATATTCCGGATTCTCAGTGATATCCACGATAGTGCTTTCCACGACTTTCAGCTGCTCATTCAGTTTTTCAAGGACCGATTGTTTTTCGGAAATTTGTCCCTCGAGTTTTTCCTTTTCCTTCGCCAGTTGCTCGTTTTCTTCCATCAACTTTTGCTTTTGAGCCGCCCCACTTTTCCCCTTGGCCGTGATTTCTTCAAGTTTACGGGCTTTTTCCAAATTGAAATCCTTTAACGCTTTTTCCCTGGCAGCTTCAATTTGTTCAGCTGGCAGGGCTTGGCCACACGTCGGGCAAGTGCAATTTTCGTTATGCAGGAATTGTTGCTCATTGACTTCCTGCCATTCCTTTCTCCATTGTTGAAGTTGAGATTCGATGCGAGCGATGTTTTCCTCATTGAATTTCATTCGGTTTTCGATATTTTGAACTTTCGATTTCAACAGCGAGATATTCGACTCTTCTTCCTGGATCCGGGCTTTCAACCGGTACAATTCTTCTTTTGTGTCGGATTCGTGGGCCTGCTGGATCCGGAGGAGTTCCAATTCAACTTCTTGGATTTGTTTCCGTTTCTCTGCGATGGCTGCCCCGTTGCGGATGTTGCTAATCAATTCCTGTTTTTCTTCAATTTCCGCGTTGATAGTGGCAATTTCAGCCTCGAGGGAATCTTTATCCAACCCAGTCAGATCCGGAAGGTTGTGGTGAATTTCGTCTATACGGACCGGTATCTTTTGCAGCTGATCATTGATTTCCTTTTTCCGCGCAGCAATAACTTTCCGATGGTTCTCGATGCTTCGGCCGTTTAGGATATTCATCAGTTCAGCCAGATCATTGTTACTTGCAATGACCTCTTCATCTGTAATGCCACCGCAAACCTCAAGCAGGATCTTCCGACGGTCTTGCCATTTCAGTTGCTCGTTGAAGTATGTCGGAGATGTCAGCAATTT contains:
- a CDS encoding ATP-binding protein, with protein sequence MKEIRLLSLNLKNFKGIRSFSLEANGENVRVYGDNATGKTTLFDAFVWLLFDRDSQNKKDFAIKTLDKNGNPIHNLDHEVEGVFLVDGKQLTLKKVFSEKWTKKRGSVQAEFTGHTTDYFVDGVPVKKKEYDELISNLIDEDVFKLLTSPTYFNEQLKWQDRRKILLEVCGGITDEEVIASNNDLAELMNILNGRSIENHRKVIAARKKEINDQLQKIPVRIDEIHHNLPDLTGLDKDSLEAEIATINAEIEEKQELISNIRNGAAIAEKRKQIQEVELELLRIQQAHESDTKEELYRLKARIQEEESNISLLKSKVQNIENRMKFNEENIARIESQLQQWRKEWQEVNEQQFLHNENCTCPTCGQALPAEQIEAAREKALKDFNLEKARKLEEITAKGKSGAAQKQKLMEENEQLAKEKEKLEGQISEKQSVLEKLNEQLKVVESTIVDITENPEYVAKLQEKADLQNEIAELQQSANESIQSIQFEILELKQKRDQLQADLGKFAIVKQSEERIRELEEQERELAAEFEKLEHQIFLTEEFIRTKVNLLEEKINSRFKFSRFKLFETQINGGLQETCVTTYNGVPYDSGLNNAARIVVGLDIIQTLSEYYGFSCPIFIDNAEGITNLPEISSQLIALYVSEKDKTLRVETKQILKEVI